One candidate division WOR-3 bacterium genomic window carries:
- a CDS encoding glycosyltransferase family 2 protein → MPRQSNCKDPKNPKQVSIVIVNWNSALDTITCIESLQRCSYVDFDLIVVDNGSQPEDVNLLEERCGRCVKIIRNETNLGFAGGVNKGIATALKNDSPFILLLNNDTVVDPEFLEILISHMVADPEIGIATPKINYYSAPAKIWSAGGYISKLRASGFSYGEGRGEAKFSLPRTVTFASGCCMLIRTEMLKKVGLFDENYFLYLEDSDFCYRVVHHGYKILYVPESRIFHKVNMTSKKKSAVLPLYYTTRNRLYFARKFLGNMFFLSAAYLMVTLLGKSIIWLIKGELNNLGAVQRAFFDFLKKKFGKAEYF, encoded by the coding sequence ATGCCAAGGCAGTCAAATTGTAAAGACCCCAAAAATCCTAAGCAGGTTTCGATCGTGATCGTCAACTGGAACAGCGCCCTTGATACCATTACATGCATTGAATCTTTGCAGAGGTGTAGTTATGTGGACTTTGATTTGATCGTTGTGGATAATGGTTCTCAGCCAGAAGATGTGAACTTGCTGGAGGAGCGATGCGGCCGGTGCGTAAAAATAATAAGAAATGAAACCAACTTAGGTTTTGCCGGGGGTGTTAACAAAGGCATCGCAACGGCGTTGAAAAACGATTCTCCATTTATTCTTTTATTAAACAATGATACGGTTGTAGACCCGGAATTCTTAGAAATTCTTATCAGTCATATGGTCGCCGATCCGGAGATTGGCATTGCTACACCGAAAATCAATTATTACTCCGCACCCGCTAAAATTTGGAGTGCGGGAGGCTATATTAGTAAATTACGTGCTTCAGGATTTTCTTATGGAGAAGGGAGGGGTGAAGCTAAATTTTCTCTGCCGCGGACCGTCACTTTTGCCTCGGGCTGCTGTATGTTGATAAGGACTGAAATGTTGAAGAAAGTTGGTCTTTTTGATGAAAACTATTTTTTATATCTCGAGGATAGCGATTTTTGCTACAGGGTTGTACACCATGGTTATAAAATATTGTATGTTCCGGAGAGTAGAATATTTCACAAAGTAAATATGACGAGCAAAAAGAAGAGTGCAGTTTTGCCTCTTTATTATACAACTCGGAATCGGCTATATTTCGCAAGGAAGTTTCTGGGCAATATGTTTTTCCTCAGCGCGGCTTATCTTATGGTGACCCTCCTTGGGAAGTCTATCATTTGGCTAATAAAAGGCGAATTGAACAATCTGGGGGCTGTCCAGAGGGCATTTTTTGACTTTTTAAAGAAAAAATTTGGGAAGGCTGAGTATTTTTAA
- a CDS encoding glycosyltransferase family 1 protein, with the protein MNIGIDASVLEKGITGIGRYLLGILKYLPRVDNKNRYFLFSYRKPFPEGEFYKSIATGKYLPSKIYAPFWLNLILPYYLKRCEIEVLFSPNHLAPINFYHRNGWKSIVTIHDVAHRAAAAFKPPVYRNYLDFFLKCVLPACSRIITVSEFSKKELVKNYHLPPHKISVIYEFAAEIFKPRKISKEMRGYLATVLAIPEEFILYVGIIENRKNISGILRIADIIKARNFNIKTLLVGRPGFGFKQIIEQIAARENVIYRNHVGDEYLPYLYNMAKVFLFPSFYEGFGLPPLEAMQSGVPVLASNAASLPEVIGEGGIMRAPDDYEGFADDIIRLLEDKDFHALLSKKGIARAKKFNPYEIVQSLVAIFNTPEG; encoded by the coding sequence ATGAATATCGGCATTGACGCCAGCGTTTTAGAAAAGGGGATCACCGGGATAGGACGGTATTTGCTGGGGATTTTGAAATATTTGCCGCGCGTTGATAATAAAAATAGATATTTCTTATTTTCCTATAGAAAACCATTTCCCGAAGGAGAATTTTACAAATCGATCGCCACCGGAAAATATCTCCCTTCAAAAATTTATGCCCCCTTCTGGCTTAACCTGATTTTGCCTTACTATTTAAAACGGTGTGAGATTGAAGTACTTTTTTCACCGAACCATCTCGCCCCTATTAATTTTTACCATCGCAATGGTTGGAAAAGCATTGTCACCATTCATGATGTTGCCCACCGTGCCGCCGCTGCGTTTAAACCGCCTGTCTATCGCAATTATCTGGATTTTTTCCTTAAATGTGTTTTACCTGCCTGTTCACGCATTATTACGGTTTCGGAATTTTCCAAGAAAGAGTTAGTGAAAAATTATCATCTGCCTCCCCATAAAATTTCGGTGATCTATGAATTTGCGGCGGAAATTTTTAAGCCTCGAAAAATCAGCAAGGAAATGCGAGGGTATTTAGCCACGGTGTTAGCCATCCCCGAGGAGTTCATTCTTTATGTTGGGATAATTGAAAACCGAAAGAACATTTCGGGAATTCTAAGGATTGCGGATATAATAAAAGCAAGAAATTTCAATATAAAAACATTGTTAGTGGGTCGACCGGGATTTGGTTTCAAACAAATCATTGAGCAGATAGCTGCGCGCGAAAATGTGATATATCGTAATCATGTGGGTGATGAGTACCTGCCTTACCTATACAATATGGCAAAAGTATTTTTGTTTCCTTCTTTTTACGAAGGTTTTGGGTTACCTCCGCTGGAGGCGATGCAATCTGGGGTTCCGGTTCTGGCTTCCAATGCTGCCTCATTGCCAGAAGTAATCGGTGAAGGAGGAATTATGCGTGCCCCTGACGATTATGAAGGATTCGCAGATGATATAATCCGGCTGTTGGAAGACAAGGATTTTCATGCCCTGCTGAGCAAGAAAGGAATTGCCCGGGCAAAAAAGTTTAATCCGTATGAAATTGTCCAGTCGCTCGTTGCCATATTTAACACTCCGGAAGGCTAA
- a CDS encoding T9SS type A sorting domain-containing protein has translation MYMHPWLWYDGNQHGGMDYSQWESVIINRLSQPAPVTIYLDGEYSPGSNSGTIYATFKNDSTATINGRVIFVITEDSLFYPAPNGALWHSNVPRDYIPDHNGVLVSIPPGDSITVTMPFTTHPNWNKSHCKIKTWIQNDVMLPDSTKEIWQGAIVNLLELGIEENPGKKCEKLSLQVFPNPCPRTDALHFYFPYPTDYKISIYDCTGREIKNISGNAKSVKWNLKNNQGYKVKPGVYFYRFVDKKIIFSGKCVIE, from the coding sequence ATGTATATGCATCCTTGGCTCTGGTATGATGGGAATCAACATGGAGGAATGGATTATTCTCAATGGGAATCTGTGATTATTAATCGCTTGAGCCAACCAGCACCGGTTACAATTTATCTCGATGGTGAATATTCGCCCGGAAGTAATTCTGGAACTATTTATGCGACATTTAAGAATGATTCAACCGCAACAATCAATGGCCGGGTGATTTTTGTCATAACTGAAGATAGCCTATTTTATCCAGCACCCAATGGAGCATTATGGCATAGTAATGTGCCCAGGGATTATATTCCGGACCATAATGGCGTGCTTGTTTCAATTCCCCCTGGCGATTCAATAACGGTAACCATGCCTTTTACCACCCATCCCAACTGGAATAAATCGCATTGTAAGATCAAAACCTGGATTCAAAACGATGTGATGTTACCGGATTCCACAAAAGAAATCTGGCAGGGTGCGATAGTTAATCTACTTGAACTCGGTATTGAAGAAAATCCAGGCAAGAAGTGTGAAAAATTAAGTCTACAGGTTTTCCCCAACCCCTGTCCGCGCACCGATGCCCTGCACTTCTATTTTCCATATCCAACCGACTACAAAATTTCAATATATGACTGTACCGGAAGGGAGATAAAGAATATTTCAGGTAATGCCAAATCGGTTAAATGGAATTTAAAAAACAACCAAGGGTATAAAGTTAAACCCGGTGTTTATTTTTACCGTTTTGTAGATAAAAAAATAATTTTTTCTGGTAAATGTGTAATTGAGTAG
- a CDS encoding T9SS type A sorting domain-containing protein, translating to MAKVFADDIKLNYNGTQLYLTFIKAKVYDSGGNNNGRLDPGEIANITALLKNIGGANFTNLNSTLSTSSPYITVTDNSGYFGTILIDSTKENISDPYVVQVSPSTPQGHIAQFRLIATQGSFVDTFFFNLVVGTYDYLVWNPDPTPGSGQTIHNLLTSLGYAGLYSTTLPTTELSFYRAILVCVGIYPNNYIIGASSPEATALVNYVNSGGRLYLEGGDVWYYDPLTGGYNFCPLFGINATEDGTDDLGPIQGQPGTFTNQMYFGYGGENSYMDHISPSGTGAFLIFRDVDQGYDCAVARDAGTYRTVGASFELGSLVDGSGVSTRRALLDSILHFFGIFQVPVEENKQEGLQKISFQVIPNPFQNNCVVKFEIRNPKSEISLKIFDATGRLIKSFNHLTSYQFNKIVWSGDDEIGRKVPAGIYFVRLETDGQKYIEKVIKIE from the coding sequence TTGGCGAAGGTCTTCGCCGACGACATCAAACTAAATTATAACGGAACCCAGCTTTATCTCACCTTCATCAAAGCAAAAGTTTACGACTCGGGTGGCAATAACAATGGCCGGTTAGATCCAGGTGAAATCGCAAATATCACTGCATTATTAAAAAATATTGGCGGTGCTAATTTTACCAATCTGAATTCTACACTCTCCACGAGCAGTCCTTATATCACTGTTACGGATAACTCGGGTTATTTTGGAACAATACTTATTGATAGCACCAAGGAGAATATTTCGGATCCTTATGTTGTGCAAGTGAGTCCCTCGACACCTCAAGGCCATATTGCTCAATTTCGTTTGATAGCAACTCAAGGTTCTTTTGTTGATACATTTTTCTTCAACTTGGTGGTTGGCACATATGATTATCTGGTCTGGAATCCAGATCCAACCCCCGGTTCCGGACAGACAATCCACAATTTATTAACATCCCTTGGCTACGCTGGCTTATATTCAACTACCCTCCCGACTACTGAACTCAGCTTCTATCGCGCAATTCTGGTCTGTGTGGGTATCTATCCTAATAATTATATTATCGGTGCATCAAGCCCTGAGGCAACAGCACTCGTCAACTATGTCAATAGCGGTGGCAGACTCTATCTTGAAGGTGGAGATGTTTGGTATTATGACCCATTAACGGGCGGATATAACTTCTGTCCATTATTTGGCATAAACGCAACTGAAGATGGTACGGACGATTTAGGTCCAATTCAAGGGCAACCAGGAACTTTCACCAATCAGATGTACTTCGGTTATGGTGGTGAGAATTCCTATATGGACCATATCAGCCCCAGTGGTACCGGAGCATTTTTGATCTTTAGAGATGTCGACCAAGGTTATGATTGTGCGGTAGCGCGTGATGCCGGGACATACCGAACTGTCGGGGCTTCTTTTGAACTTGGTTCTCTGGTTGATGGAAGTGGGGTTTCAACCCGAAGGGCATTGCTCGATTCCATCCTCCATTTCTTCGGAATATTCCAGGTGCCTGTTGAAGAGAATAAGCAAGAAGGGCTCCAAAAGATATCTTTCCAGGTAATACCGAATCCATTCCAGAATAACTGCGTGGTTAAATTCGAAATTCGAAATCCGAAATCCGAAATTTCACTCAAGATTTTTGATGCAACAGGACGGTTGATAAAATCATTTAACCATTTAACCAGTTACCAATTTAATAAAATCGTGTGGTCTGGTGACGATGAAATCGGCCGCAAGGTGCCCGCAGGTATTTATTTCGTGCGGTTGGAAACGGATGGTCAAAAATATATTGAGAAGGTAATAAAGATAGAATAG
- a CDS encoding YCF48-related protein — translation MGSKKLIWIVLIVATASFAQWQAIGPYGGYVRSVVVSQTNDNIVYAASYANPTVVAKSTNGGSTWTTMGVIPNQAYCMAIDPTNDNKLYAGSGHVIYRSTDGGVNWLSTTMSNKYIYGIAVHPTAPTTICASGMSYTGTKWGLAFFKSTDSGVNWTTTVIDTSGSSNYGYCLAIDRTNPNTIYVGGYSYTTSYIPRIYKSTNGGTNWIDVSTDTVFQNAYYIYSMAVHPTNSNIVYAGTYLKGIMRSTDGGNSWTKVSSNYYNYSMATSIASPDIAYSGCYGEVYKTTNAGVSWTSVSSGLSGTSFYGLAASAQNASNVYAGNNKGMFKTTTGGSSWVSINNNLNMGSILSFANAPSSPSTIYTSFAEVGVFKTTNSGSDWIQLPTPVGCGNICEFAVAYNNPNIIYALEGSG, via the coding sequence ATGGGCAGTAAGAAACTTATCTGGATTGTTTTAATTGTCGCCACTGCATCATTTGCCCAGTGGCAGGCAATAGGTCCTTATGGTGGCTATGTCCGCTCGGTGGTTGTATCACAAACCAATGACAATATTGTCTATGCCGCATCTTATGCCAATCCCACTGTAGTTGCAAAATCCACTAATGGTGGTTCAACCTGGACCACAATGGGTGTAATTCCAAATCAGGCTTATTGTATGGCAATCGACCCAACGAATGATAACAAACTATATGCGGGAAGCGGACATGTAATATATCGTTCAACTGATGGTGGTGTCAATTGGTTATCAACTACTATGAGCAATAAATATATCTATGGCATAGCGGTCCATCCAACAGCACCTACAACTATTTGCGCCTCGGGTATGAGCTATACTGGAACAAAATGGGGGCTTGCATTCTTCAAAAGCACGGATTCAGGTGTAAACTGGACAACCACAGTAATCGACACCTCAGGCTCTTCAAACTATGGATATTGTCTCGCAATTGACCGTACGAATCCCAATACGATTTATGTTGGTGGCTATTCTTATACCACATCTTACATACCCAGAATTTACAAATCCACAAATGGAGGCACTAACTGGATAGATGTGTCTACTGATACAGTATTTCAGAACGCTTATTATATTTACTCTATGGCTGTTCATCCAACGAATTCTAACATAGTCTATGCTGGTACTTATTTAAAAGGTATTATGCGTTCTACTGATGGCGGAAATTCCTGGACAAAGGTTTCCAGCAATTACTACAACTACAGTATGGCAACGAGCATAGCATCACCTGATATCGCTTACTCTGGTTGTTATGGTGAGGTTTACAAAACGACAAATGCCGGAGTGTCCTGGACATCGGTAAGTTCAGGTTTGAGTGGAACTTCCTTCTATGGCCTTGCCGCAAGTGCACAGAATGCTTCTAATGTATATGCTGGAAATAACAAAGGTATGTTTAAGACAACAACCGGCGGGTCTTCCTGGGTAAGTATCAATAACAATTTGAATATGGGTTCAATCCTCTCTTTTGCCAACGCGCCTTCTTCACCTTCAACAATCTATACTTCCTTTGCTGAAGTTGGTGTATTCAAAACCACGAATTCGGGAAGCGACTGGATTCAATTACCTACGCCGGTTGGTTGTGGCAATATTTGCGAATTTGCGGTTGCTTATAACAATCCTAATATCATATATGCCTTAGAAGGAAGTGGTTGA
- a CDS encoding YCF48-related protein gives MAIDPNNSSVLYTGGYIYNGSTYVMVVSKSTDGGTTWERDTLTTDYCMCYALAIDRSNSNVVYAGGYNGYLFKTTNGGITWTLSNTGLSGTVYDIKIGSTKANTVYAGTSSGVYKSTNAGASWTSTGLSANVQAVLINPSNENEIYAATSNGIYKSTTGGGGWTLMNTGLLNTNTTSLGIYPNNWLFCGTNGTGMYRWNIQVGAEEFEEIGKSISLQITPNPFRNYCVVKFQIPSTKSRIPNKSAIRNPKSEISLRIYDISGRVVKSFNLESCILNHESSIAWSGDDKMGRKVPAGIYFVQLDSGEFTKIEKVILLKGNN, from the coding sequence ATGGCAATCGATCCGAATAATAGCTCAGTCCTTTATACCGGCGGATACATATACAACGGTTCAACTTATGTAATGGTAGTCTCAAAATCTACTGATGGTGGCACAACCTGGGAAAGGGATACGCTAACAACTGATTATTGTATGTGCTATGCACTTGCTATAGACCGGAGTAATTCCAATGTTGTTTATGCCGGTGGCTATAATGGTTATCTCTTCAAGACTACCAACGGCGGTATTACCTGGACTCTCTCCAATACAGGACTAAGTGGGACAGTTTATGATATAAAAATTGGCTCAACCAAGGCAAACACCGTTTATGCAGGGACTTCTTCTGGTGTTTACAAATCAACGAATGCTGGTGCAAGCTGGACAAGTACCGGTCTATCAGCAAATGTCCAGGCAGTCTTGATAAATCCTTCAAATGAAAATGAAATATATGCCGCAACGAGTAATGGTATCTACAAGAGCACTACTGGCGGTGGTGGCTGGACATTGATGAATACTGGGCTATTAAATACAAATACAACTTCTTTAGGAATTTACCCAAATAACTGGTTGTTCTGCGGGACAAATGGCACAGGAATGTATCGATGGAATATACAAGTTGGCGCGGAAGAATTTGAGGAGATTGGGAAGAGTATCTCCTTGCAGATCACACCGAATCCATTCAGGAACTACTGCGTAGTTAAATTCCAAATCCCAAGCACCAAATCCCGAATTCCAAACAAATCCGCAATCCGCAATCCGAAATCCGAAATTTCTTTGAGGATCTATGATATTTCGGGTCGCGTTGTTAAGTCATTTAATCTTGAATCCTGTATCCTGAATCATGAATCCAGTATCGCCTGGTCGGGTGACGATAAGATGGGTCGCAAGGTGCCTGCGGGTATCTACTTTGTGCAACTTGATTCTGGTGAGTTCACTAAAATTGAGAAAGTAATTCTACTTAAAGGAAATAATTAG
- a CDS encoding Omp28-related outer membrane protein: MHLSSSYPLYCPEAYARMQYYPSSNWYTPNLILDGTPRGSSYSSWQSYIVTRMNQPAPMRISMWGTYGSGSGTIYARFRNDSTASVTAYVYFVITEDSLYYVTPYGDQWHNHVARDYVPNQIGQQVTIPAGDSVTVSQNFTIQSGWNVNRCNIVTWIQNNSTREVYQAAFIKVTDLTGVEETNKATGISTISSIPNPCVNGTTFQFNVSKDGKWKLLLYDALGREIQRFEGIGQGGIQTVEWNLFDNNNHRVKPGVYFYQLLGPDLKANGKIVVR, translated from the coding sequence ATGCATCTTTCCAGCAGTTATCCGCTGTACTGTCCTGAAGCATATGCCCGGATGCAATACTACCCAAGTTCAAACTGGTATACGCCCAATCTTATCCTTGATGGCACACCAAGAGGAAGCAGTTATAGCTCCTGGCAATCATACATTGTTACACGGATGAATCAACCTGCACCGATGCGTATCTCAATGTGGGGGACTTATGGCTCTGGTTCTGGCACAATCTATGCCCGATTCCGTAATGATTCAACTGCCTCAGTTACTGCCTATGTCTATTTTGTTATTACTGAAGATAGCCTCTATTATGTTACTCCATACGGTGACCAGTGGCATAATCATGTTGCACGCGATTATGTCCCAAACCAAATCGGCCAACAAGTGACAATTCCAGCGGGTGATTCAGTAACAGTCTCGCAAAATTTCACAATCCAATCAGGCTGGAATGTCAATCGCTGCAACATTGTAACCTGGATACAGAATAATTCCACACGCGAAGTGTATCAGGCAGCATTTATCAAAGTAACGGACTTGACAGGAGTTGAAGAAACGAATAAGGCAACTGGAATATCAACAATTTCCTCCATTCCCAATCCTTGCGTCAATGGTACAACATTCCAGTTTAATGTTAGTAAAGATGGTAAATGGAAACTTTTGCTATATGACGCCTTGGGTCGCGAGATTCAGCGATTTGAAGGAATCGGTCAGGGTGGTATTCAGACTGTCGAATGGAATCTTTTTGACAATAATAACCATCGGGTAAAACCGGGTGTTTACTTCTACCAGCTCCTCGGTCCGGACTTGAAGGCAAACGGCAAGATCGTGGTAAGGTAA
- a CDS encoding methionine-R-sulfoxide reductase, producing the protein MDNTNKKFRKLTRAEEWVIIHKGTEPPFSGEYNDFFQKGTYHCKRCNAPLYRSEAKFKSGCGWPSFDEEIKGAVKRVPDPDGIRIEIQCANCGAHLGHVFEGEGFTEKNVRHCVNSISLIFVPD; encoded by the coding sequence ATGGACAACACAAATAAAAAATTCCGAAAACTCACCAGAGCCGAAGAATGGGTAATCATTCATAAAGGGACAGAGCCGCCATTCAGCGGTGAATACAATGATTTTTTTCAAAAGGGCACTTATCATTGCAAAAGATGTAATGCACCGCTTTATCGCTCTGAGGCAAAATTCAAATCCGGGTGCGGCTGGCCCAGTTTTGATGAAGAGATAAAGGGTGCGGTGAAAAGAGTTCCAGACCCTGATGGTATCAGGATTGAGATACAGTGTGCAAACTGCGGTGCCCATTTAGGCCATGTCTTTGAAGGCGAAGGCTTCACCGAAAAGAATGTCCGCCATTGTGTAAACTCAATTTCTCTGATTTTCGTGCCGGATTAA
- a CDS encoding efflux RND transporter permease subunit yields the protein MNVIRFFIQRYVGTLLITGVLIIIGFISFFSLPVSYYPEFSVPAAIIITAYPGASPEVVENELTKPIEEAISTISGIEQINSTSREGFSQIIVNYAFGVNIEKKQRELQEKIDLIKGQLPRNATTPSITTISNILPPPVELSITSETRDLADLKRFVEKRIAPAIARLPGVANAKVTGGIDEVIRVEIDPLRLYETGIGLNQIALALSSGNIDFPIGEIKSGQHVFSLRLKGSYQSIEDIKNEYITVAGGRTIRIGDIAKVYSIEKLQTRFARLNLNNAVGILVRKPSNGNSVQVAQGVKKWLKENKDKLPSDIKIQVIKDESNVILNALKDVVISGILGALLASLVILLFLGRIRNTLVIVISIPITIIITFIFMKVFNLSLNTISIGGLSLATGLIVDASIVVMENIFRHLRDKDFSGSKLEMVVESTREVGLAISAGVITTIVVFLPLAFTQGFAKVLLGELALTVVFSLSISIIIAVTIVPILSYFLLKPEPPKFQFNRWFLNLETMMRNGYKNLLEKVLRHRLITVFIFVFLLVIGFILASFVKTGLIAATDEGEFQIVLEYPRGTSLEHCNNEVMKLEKALLNLNGVAKVSSIVGEDPFFGTPQPYSATINVYTEKKRPVREVMADAKKILESFTEPTFVVRVIDATVGVRREDIDINIFGDNLDTLRELGSRLASALRSEKNFLYIKSNLARGLPAFVFIPDRMRLSATGISAFALAQTLRIAKSGEVVTTYRKDDKDIDVELVIANAEKFTLRDIANLPVATPLAGVVPLKSLGVLQEGESPSEIVRINQRRSVNITGSFAPGTNARENRKIVEWIINEFKLPDGYNIEQRGANRAIAESFKTLGIALIIAIILVYMVMGVQFNSLTLPFVIILSVPFSITGFFAGLVLTGNELNLSSFLSAIILSGIVTDNAILLLDYVVSRREKNVERNKAIIEAGEKRFRPVMMTSLTTIFGSLFLALNIGGGGESLKALASAFIGGMTFSIFVSLILIPVVYTIIDDILCRVSKTCMPERVKD from the coding sequence ATGAATGTGATTCGCTTTTTTATCCAGAGGTATGTGGGAACCCTTTTAATAACCGGGGTCTTAATAATTATTGGTTTTATCAGTTTCTTTTCCCTGCCGGTTTCCTATTATCCAGAATTTTCGGTTCCAGCCGCAATAATCATTACTGCCTATCCTGGTGCGAGTCCAGAAGTTGTTGAGAATGAACTGACCAAACCAATTGAAGAAGCGATTTCAACTATCTCCGGCATTGAGCAGATCAACTCCACGAGCCGAGAAGGTTTTTCACAGATCATTGTAAATTATGCGTTCGGTGTGAATATAGAAAAAAAACAGCGTGAACTCCAGGAAAAGATTGACCTCATAAAAGGACAATTGCCCAGGAATGCCACAACTCCTTCAATCACGACGATAAGTAACATTCTTCCACCACCGGTTGAACTTTCTATTACATCTGAAACCAGGGACCTTGCCGATTTGAAAAGATTTGTAGAAAAAAGGATTGCGCCGGCAATTGCTCGTCTGCCCGGTGTCGCAAATGCCAAGGTCACCGGCGGAATAGATGAAGTGATTCGTGTTGAAATTGACCCACTCCGTTTATACGAAACCGGTATCGGCTTAAATCAGATTGCCCTCGCCTTAAGCAGTGGTAACATTGATTTTCCAATCGGTGAAATAAAGAGTGGTCAGCATGTATTTTCATTACGTCTGAAAGGAAGTTATCAATCCATAGAAGATATCAAGAATGAATACATCACGGTTGCCGGCGGCAGGACGATCAGGATTGGTGATATTGCAAAGGTTTATAGTATTGAAAAATTGCAGACGCGTTTTGCTCGTTTGAATCTAAATAATGCGGTAGGAATCCTGGTGCGCAAACCGAGCAATGGCAATTCAGTCCAGGTTGCGCAGGGAGTGAAAAAATGGCTCAAAGAAAATAAAGATAAATTGCCTTCGGATATAAAGATTCAGGTCATCAAAGACGAATCCAATGTAATTCTTAATGCCCTTAAAGATGTGGTCATTTCGGGCATTTTAGGTGCATTGCTGGCATCGCTCGTGATACTTTTATTTTTAGGCAGGATTAGAAACACCCTCGTCATTGTGATATCAATCCCGATTACTATCATAATCACCTTTATCTTTATGAAGGTCTTCAATCTTTCGCTCAATACGATCTCTATTGGTGGATTATCCCTTGCTACTGGTTTGATTGTAGATGCCTCAATCGTGGTGATGGAGAATATCTTCCGGCATTTGCGGGATAAAGATTTTTCCGGTTCAAAATTAGAAATGGTTGTGGAATCAACACGGGAAGTAGGTCTGGCAATAAGCGCCGGTGTCATTACGACGATAGTCGTATTTTTACCCCTTGCTTTTACCCAGGGATTTGCCAAGGTTTTGCTCGGCGAACTTGCCCTGACCGTTGTATTCTCATTGAGCATTTCAATCATCATTGCAGTAACAATTGTCCCGATATTGAGTTATTTCTTATTGAAACCCGAACCGCCAAAATTTCAGTTTAACCGCTGGTTTTTGAATCTGGAAACGATGATGAGAAATGGATATAAAAATCTTCTGGAAAAGGTTTTAAGACACCGTTTGATTACGGTTTTCATATTTGTCTTTTTACTGGTCATTGGCTTTATTCTTGCCAGTTTTGTGAAGACCGGTCTGATTGCCGCCACTGATGAAGGTGAGTTTCAGATCGTCCTTGAATATCCCCGTGGAACTTCATTAGAACATTGTAACAATGAAGTAATGAAATTAGAGAAGGCATTGTTGAATTTGAATGGTGTAGCAAAGGTCTCTTCCATCGTTGGAGAAGACCCATTCTTCGGTACGCCCCAACCGTATAGTGCTACAATAAATGTCTATACCGAAAAGAAAAGGCCGGTGCGTGAAGTTATGGCGGATGCCAAAAAAATTCTTGAATCATTTACCGAACCAACATTTGTTGTGCGGGTGATTGATGCTACGGTCGGCGTGAGGCGCGAGGATATTGATATAAATATCTTCGGTGATAACCTTGATACCCTGCGTGAACTTGGTAGCCGTCTTGCTTCTGCATTGCGAAGCGAGAAAAACTTTTTATATATAAAGAGTAATCTGGCTCGGGGTTTGCCCGCATTCGTATTTATTCCGGACCGAATGAGACTTTCTGCTACAGGGATTTCAGCATTTGCCCTTGCCCAGACATTGCGGATTGCCAAATCCGGTGAGGTCGTTACCACCTATCGCAAGGATGATAAGGATATTGATGTGGAACTTGTTATTGCTAATGCGGAAAAATTCACCCTCCGTGACATTGCCAACCTGCCGGTTGCGACACCCCTGGCAGGGGTTGTGCCGCTCAAAAGTCTGGGCGTGCTTCAGGAAGGTGAATCACCATCCGAGATTGTGCGGATAAATCAAAGACGTTCGGTAAACATTACCGGTAGTTTTGCACCGGGCACGAATGCCCGTGAGAATCGTAAAATTGTTGAATGGATAATAAATGAATTCAAACTGCCTGATGGATACAATATTGAACAGCGAGGGGCAAATCGGGCGATTGCCGAGAGTTTCAAGACACTTGGTATTGCCCTTATCATTGCAATAATTCTGGTGTATATGGTGATGGGTGTCCAATTCAATAGCCTGACCTTGCCCTTTGTAATAATCCTCTCTGTGCCATTTTCCATAACCGGATTTTTTGCTGGACTCGTGCTCACGGGCAATGAATTAAATCTGTCTTCTTTCTTATCGGCAATCATTCTTTCTGGAATCGTAACGGATAATGCGATACTCTTGCTTGATTATGTTGTATCACGAAGAGAAAAGAATGTAGAAAGAAACAAGGCGATAATTGAGGCAGGTGAAAAGCGATTCCGTCCAGTGATGATGACCTCATTGACCACAATCTTCGGCTCTCTGTTCCTTGCCTTAAATATCGGTGGTGGTGGCGAATCATTAAAGGCACTGGCAAGTGCATTCATTGGCGGTATGACCTTCAGTATCTTTGTATCACTCATTCTCATTCCGGTTGTTTACACAATAATTGATGATATCCTGTGTCGTGTCTCTAAGACCTGTATGCCTGAAAGAGTGAAGGATTGA